A stretch of Candidatus Thermoplasmatota archaeon DNA encodes these proteins:
- a CDS encoding fibronectin type III domain-containing protein: protein MEGAEQQQRTVLAELFTGTWCTYCQGGEGAMDRLAKEYPRTKLTIIEWHNGDDYVTADNSGSEREDFYDPRMSFPTAYFDGTSRVVGGSEDPDNGTVYNNYKSKIEERLAIPSPLVITSTGYIEGAKAVIAVEIKAIGDIGLSNLYAHFVLYSDHNETAYVDGREYRLRYTALKSVAEPISLSKGMSLAISKNFTLQVGWDRDKLGVVTFVQTHDRETHSETDLPPYYYTAEILQSNDFRYINVELKPDQTVTEVSIGGTANFNVVLKNTRNEADTYTLRLLKSLPQGWSANLCIDGTCYQSVASISLERQASKSINISVISASDAERGAIGIVELIVTSSLMPEGKSSVVLKALTVSAPTPVVLECKSTYKTSVTLSWSRNTDANFLRYEIHKGTVQNFTISDNTLVTAITTQSKTSYDVTGLLPNTDYYFKIRVVNDYGYSDSEEVHAKTLLSPKGEVALPLTIWIVVIAMVAIPVIVIPIVLVKVMKGTKR from the coding sequence GTGGAAGGAGCAGAGCAACAGCAAAGAACTGTTTTAGCAGAACTGTTTACAGGCACTTGGTGCACGTATTGTCAGGGTGGAGAAGGTGCTATGGACAGACTTGCAAAAGAGTATCCAAGAACAAAGCTAACGATCATTGAGTGGCATAATGGCGATGATTATGTTACTGCAGACAACTCAGGCAGTGAGAGGGAAGACTTCTATGACCCACGTATGTCATTTCCAACTGCATATTTCGATGGCACGAGTAGAGTTGTTGGAGGCTCAGAAGATCCTGATAATGGGACGGTATATAACAATTACAAAAGCAAAATAGAGGAGAGACTAGCCATACCCTCACCACTGGTTATAACTTCTACAGGCTATATTGAGGGAGCCAAGGCGGTAATAGCTGTAGAAATAAAGGCGATAGGCGATATAGGGCTAAGCAATCTTTATGCCCACTTTGTACTTTATAGTGATCATAATGAGACTGCATACGTTGATGGGAGAGAGTATAGATTAAGGTACACGGCGTTAAAAAGTGTAGCCGAGCCAATTTCGCTGTCAAAAGGAATGAGTTTAGCAATTTCGAAGAATTTCACGCTCCAAGTAGGTTGGGATAGAGACAAACTCGGTGTTGTAACATTCGTTCAAACACATGATAGGGAGACACACTCAGAGACAGATTTGCCACCATATTATTACACCGCAGAGATTTTACAATCAAACGATTTCAGATACATTAATGTTGAGCTTAAGCCTGACCAAACAGTTACTGAAGTTAGTATAGGAGGCACTGCTAATTTTAATGTAGTATTGAAGAATACCAGAAATGAGGCTGATACTTATACATTACGCTTATTAAAGTCTTTACCGCAGGGATGGAGCGCTAATCTCTGTATTGACGGCACTTGCTACCAATCTGTAGCATCTATATCTCTTGAGAGGCAAGCAAGTAAATCGATAAATATCAGCGTGATAAGCGCTTCCGATGCGGAAAGGGGGGCAATAGGTATTGTAGAGCTGATTGTAACTTCTAGCTTAATGCCTGAAGGTAAAAGCTCTGTTGTTTTAAAAGCTCTTACAGTTTCTGCACCTACACCTGTAGTACTTGAGTGCAAGTCAACATATAAAACGTCAGTAACTCTTTCTTGGAGCAGGAATACAGATGCCAATTTTCTTAGATATGAGATTCATAAAGGAACTGTACAGAACTTTACCATCAGCGATAATACTTTGGTAACTGCTATAACTACGCAGAGTAAAACTTCTTACGACGTTACAGGACTGCTTCCAAATACAGACTATTACTTCAAAATTAGAGTTGTAAATGATTATGGTTATAGCGATTCCGAGGAGGTTCATGCTAAAACTTTGCTTTCACCGAAAGGCGAAGTTGCTCTACCATTAACTATTTGGATAGTTGTAATAGCGATGGTCGCAATTCCTGTTATTGTAATACCAATTGTTTTAGTTAAAGTAATGAAAGGTACTAAAAGATAA
- a CDS encoding molybdopterin-binding protein, whose translation MVVTKMKLFGYLVSFKDSKKIILENINPIKSKTNIPISQALDRVNAENIYANFDLPSFDRAAMDGYAVRAKDTFGALQYRPKILKIVGTAEVGKTLGIKVMKGEAVRIATGAKLPQGTDAVVMAENAEEKNKKLKIFKSVAPKENIGLRGEDIKRGSLVIKEEDFITASKIGVVAGLGISKIKVWQKPKVAIIPTGEEVCEVGKELKEGQVYDINTHTISAIVKNNGCKSLIFPIIPDKLEALRKAVIKSLKCDLIVFSGGSSVGERDLLVNVVQELGEIKFHGIQMKPGKPTLFGIIKGKPIFGMPGYPTSCLLNAYLLLAPALRKLARLPKKEEIVVKAKLAKRVHGSLGRRFFLTVRLEKGLAIPVFKESGAITSMSEAQGYIEIPENVDVLEKGEEVEVKLF comes from the coding sequence TTGGTCGTTACAAAGATGAAATTGTTCGGTTATTTAGTAAGCTTTAAAGATTCAAAGAAAATAATTCTAGAAAATATCAACCCAATAAAAAGTAAAACTAACATTCCCATTTCTCAAGCACTTGATAGAGTAAATGCAGAAAATATCTATGCAAATTTTGATCTGCCGTCATTCGACCGCGCTGCTATGGATGGCTATGCAGTAAGAGCAAAAGATACTTTCGGGGCATTGCAATACAGACCTAAAATTTTGAAAATTGTTGGGACTGCAGAGGTGGGAAAAACTCTTGGCATCAAAGTAATGAAGGGAGAGGCTGTTAGAATAGCTACAGGAGCTAAATTGCCTCAGGGTACAGATGCCGTGGTAATGGCTGAAAACGCTGAGGAGAAAAATAAAAAATTAAAGATTTTCAAGTCTGTAGCGCCTAAAGAAAATATTGGGCTGAGAGGAGAAGATATAAAGAGAGGCTCTTTGGTAATAAAGGAAGAGGATTTTATTACTGCAAGCAAAATTGGAGTAGTTGCAGGATTAGGTATTAGTAAAATAAAAGTCTGGCAAAAGCCAAAAGTTGCAATAATACCTACTGGGGAAGAAGTTTGTGAAGTTGGCAAAGAGCTAAAAGAAGGGCAAGTTTATGATATTAATACGCATACAATTTCTGCTATTGTAAAAAATAACGGATGCAAGAGCTTGATATTTCCAATAATACCTGATAAACTTGAAGCTCTAAGAAAAGCAGTAATTAAGAGTTTGAAGTGCGATTTGATAGTATTCTCAGGAGGGTCTTCTGTAGGCGAGCGCGACCTCCTCGTAAATGTAGTGCAAGAGCTTGGCGAAATAAAATTTCACGGTATTCAGATGAAGCCTGGCAAGCCTACACTCTTTGGTATAATTAAAGGAAAACCTATTTTCGGTATGCCGGGCTATCCTACCTCTTGCTTACTTAACGCCTATCTTCTCCTCGCACCCGCGCTAAGAAAGCTTGCTAGATTGCCTAAGAAAGAGGAAATTGTTGTAAAAGCTAAGCTGGCTAAAAGAGTCCATGGCAGTTTAGGGAGAAGATTCTTTTTAACTGTGAGATTAGAAAAAGGGCTTGCAATACCTGTATTCAAAGAGTCAGGCGCGATTACGAGTATGAGTGAAGCGCAAGGCTATATCGAAATACCTGAAAACGTAGATGTTTTAGAAAAGGGAGAAGAGGTAGAGGTGAAGCTGTTCTAA
- a CDS encoding MogA/MoaB family molybdenum cofactor biosynthesis protein — MSYKEHENEALKLSSMGFAVVTISDTRTKENDESGEIIMKSVEDTNNKTEYYNIVKDDIKDVKDEIKKLLSFNKIQIIITNGSTGIGSRDIAVEAIKPLLEKELPGFGELFRMLSYQEIGSASMLSRAFAGVANKKLIFCLPGSKKAVKLAIEKLILPQAKHLIWSLQR; from the coding sequence ATGAGTTATAAAGAGCATGAAAATGAAGCTCTAAAACTAAGTAGCATGGGGTTTGCAGTAGTTACAATAAGCGATACGAGAACTAAAGAAAACGATGAATCAGGTGAGATAATTATGAAGAGTGTAGAGGATACTAACAATAAAACTGAGTATTACAATATTGTTAAAGATGACATAAAAGATGTTAAGGATGAAATAAAGAAGCTATTGAGTTTTAACAAAATCCAAATAATAATTACGAACGGCAGCACAGGTATAGGAAGTAGAGATATTGCTGTTGAAGCTATAAAGCCGTTACTCGAAAAAGAGCTTCCGGGCTTCGGAGAGCTTTTTAGAATGTTAAGCTATCAAGAGATAGGTAGTGCAAGCATGCTATCTAGAGCTTTCGCAGGGGTTGCAAATAAAAAGCTTATTTTCTGCCTACCCGGTAGCAAGAAAGCTGTAAAGCTTGCAATAGAAAAATTAATTCTACCGCAAGCGAAACATTTGATTTGGTCGTTACAAAGATGA
- the moaC gene encoding cyclic pyranopterin monophosphate synthase MoaC — protein sequence MIDISEKPIVSRCAVAKGEIKLRKETIEAISKKTVKKGDVLTCAKVACISAVKNTSQLIPFCHQIPLSSVKVDFDLKESSIICKCEVKAEYKTGVELEALVGVTTALLTIWDLVKYLEKDKEGQYPFTRITNIEVTRKEKKR from the coding sequence ATGATAGATATCTCTGAGAAGCCGATTGTATCAAGATGCGCTGTTGCAAAGGGCGAAATCAAACTGAGAAAAGAAACTATAGAAGCAATTAGTAAAAAAACTGTAAAGAAAGGTGATGTATTAACGTGCGCAAAAGTAGCTTGCATTAGCGCTGTAAAAAACACCTCTCAACTCATTCCATTCTGCCATCAAATACCATTAAGCTCTGTAAAAGTTGATTTTGATTTGAAAGAAAGCTCAATAATCTGCAAATGCGAGGTGAAAGCTGAATACAAAACAGGCGTGGAGCTTGAAGCGCTAGTAGGTGTTACCACAGCTCTTCTCACTATTTGGGATCTTGTGAAATATCTAGAAAAGGATAAAGAAGGTCAATATCCATTTACTAGAATAACTAACATAGAGGTTACAAGGAAGGAAAAGAAAAGATGA
- a CDS encoding molybdenum cofactor biosynthesis protein MoaE yields MIKITAEKFSVEKIIEKIKSSRAGAIVCFLGIVRNDKIRSMKIECYKKMAKKELRKLVQEAEKRFDIHKISIVHRIGKLKVSDNIALIAVASEHREQAFKACEWLIDELKKVVPIWKEETK; encoded by the coding sequence ATGATAAAAATCACAGCCGAGAAATTTTCAGTTGAAAAAATAATAGAAAAAATAAAATCTTCAAGAGCAGGCGCTATTGTCTGCTTTTTAGGCATTGTTAGAAACGATAAAATAAGATCGATGAAGATAGAGTGTTATAAAAAAATGGCGAAAAAGGAGCTCAGAAAATTAGTGCAAGAAGCTGAGAAGAGATTTGATATTCATAAGATTTCTATTGTGCACAGGATAGGCAAACTAAAAGTTTCTGATAATATTGCACTTATAGCAGTAGCCTCAGAGCACAGAGAGCAAGCTTTTAAAGCCTGTGAATGGCTTATCGATGAGTTAAAGAAAGTTGTGCCTATTTGGAAGGAAGAAACAAAATGA
- a CDS encoding rhomboid family intramembrane serine protease, with the protein MNALLLAIILVIIGSFIYSAIKRLSLPLTIVIANFIIFLILISANFLQYYELLNDAILTLGCKPSYISSAKFYTVLTHLYLHGSIFHILINMLFLIFIGLPFEERVGSPRFAFVYFVSGIFAVLFNALIFYLSQGSIAQDDLGIGASGAIFGIMCSYAFLYPKDEVAAPLGFVWLPRVPIIIVAALYFGIETLYTVMRVSDSIGHIAHLGGAIAGICIAPVLKFKLAAQLKGIKFAELEKIAEMQEELRNLIAKIKAEDLEEIRRVWLEEFFKSAKCLRCKGDFMIGKRFAKCKSCGVKIKFYSSLGKLQ; encoded by the coding sequence ATGAATGCTCTACTCTTAGCAATAATTTTAGTAATAATTGGAAGCTTTATCTACTCAGCAATAAAGAGGCTGTCGCTCCCACTTACAATAGTAATTGCAAATTTCATTATTTTTTTAATTTTAATCTCAGCAAATTTTTTACAATATTACGAGCTTTTAAACGATGCTATACTAACTTTGGGTTGCAAACCTAGCTATATTTCAAGCGCTAAATTCTATACTGTGTTAACACATTTATATTTACACGGCAGTATTTTCCATATACTGATAAACATGCTTTTTTTGATTTTTATAGGGTTGCCTTTTGAAGAAAGAGTTGGCTCTCCACGATTTGCATTCGTATATTTTGTATCAGGTATTTTTGCGGTATTGTTCAACGCATTAATTTTCTATCTTTCGCAAGGCAGTATTGCGCAAGACGATCTCGGTATAGGAGCGAGTGGCGCTATATTTGGAATTATGTGCTCTTACGCATTTCTCTATCCTAAAGATGAAGTTGCAGCTCCTTTGGGCTTTGTATGGCTTCCTAGAGTTCCTATAATTATAGTTGCAGCTCTTTATTTTGGAATAGAAACCTTGTATACAGTCATGCGCGTCTCAGATAGTATCGGTCATATTGCACATCTCGGCGGCGCAATTGCAGGTATTTGTATAGCACCAGTACTTAAATTTAAATTGGCTGCTCAACTGAAAGGAATAAAATTCGCAGAGTTGGAGAAAATAGCTGAAATGCAAGAGGAGCTTAGAAACCTTATTGCTAAAATAAAAGCTGAAGATTTGGAAGAGATAAGAAGAGTTTGGTTAGAAGAATTTTTTAAAAGCGCTAAATGCTTGAGATGCAAAGGAGATTTTATGATTGGAAAAAGGTTCGCTAAGTGCAAGAGTTGCGGAGTTAAAATTAAATTTTACTCGAGTTTAGGCAAACTACAATAA